Genomic segment of Nostoc sp. TCL240-02:
GCTCTTAAGATCCTTGAGGCTGATGCCGTAGAATTCTTGGGCTTGTTTAATTGCTTTTTTGGTGTCATCTGCCATTACACCGTTCAGCTTGCCTTTATAAAAACCCCGCTCCCGTAGTCGCGTTTGGATTTCCAGGGTATTAAATTCGCTTTTTTTAGCAGTATTAACTGAGCTATATAACTTAGCTCGCGTAGTTGGGCCAGCAACGCCACTTGCTGCCAAGAAGTTAGCTGCCTGGAATCTTCGTACAGCATCGGCAGTGTAGGGGCCATAGTAGCCATTTGGCTCTCCCTCTAAATATCCTGCCTGGATCAATTGTTCTTGGATAACTCTAACTGACTCACCGCGATCGCCTACACGGAGTTTATCTCGATTGACTACCTTTTTGGGAGCCTCTTCTCCATCGCCAATGCCAATTCCTGGCAATTTACGCAATGTTGCGGGGCCAGCAATTCCATCAACGCTTAATTTGTAAGAATCTTGGAACCGCTTTACAGATTCTTCGGTAATTGGGCCAAATATTCCTGTGGCGTTCCCATAATAAAAGCCTGCGATTCTTAAGCGTTCTTGCAAGGCTCTGACATCTTCACCTTCATCACCCTTAGCAAGGTAGTTAGGATTACGGCGTTGGTTGGTGGCTGAACGAACCGAACTAGAAGTGCTGGGCTTTTTAGCTTGTGTACTGACAACAGTGGCTTTTTTTGCTTGTGTTGTCGTAGTACTGGGCTTTTTAGCTTGCCAGTTTTCTAATTTTTGCAGTGTGCTTGCTCCAACAATGCCGTCTACTGGTAAACCGGCGGCTTTTTGGAAGCGGCGCACAGCCTCTTGTGTGGATGCGTCATATACTTGGGTAACAGAAGCTTGGTAAAAACCTGCTGTTCTCAACTTTTGTTGGAGATTTCTAACAGAGGGGCCTTGATCGCCTTTTTCCAGTGCTATAACGCTGCTGACAGCGCCAAGAATAGATAAGGACAGAGCAAGGGGCAACATATACTTCCAAGCCCTACCAGAAAGCCGTTTCCAGTCTGGTGCAGCTGCTTTGTTAAACAAAGAACTGAGGGATACCAATTCACTGGGTGTGCTGTCTTCGTAGGCGAAAGCTAGGTGCAAATACGCAAGATTTTCCATATTTGTTTCCTACACCATTGATTTTTCTTCGATAACTGCTTCAGCTTGATGTACTAGGTTCCTCAAAGCTTCTAATGTTCCTATATTTACATCCTCCCATAAATTGCGCTTGTGTGCTTCTAATAATTTTTCAGCAATATCACGCAGAGCATAGGGGTTCTTTTCCTGAATAAATTCTGACACAACTGGATCGAGCAAGTAAGCCTCTACTATGCCTTGATACATATAATCTTCTACACATTTAGCTGTAGCGTCGTAGGCGAATAAAAAATCTACTGTCGCCGCCATTTCAAAAGCACCTTTGTAACCGTGGCGCATAACTCCTGCAATCCACTTAGGATTAACTACACGAGAACGATACACCCGTGAAATTTCTTCTTTGAGTTGGCGGACTCGTGGTTGAGCGGGTATGGAATTATCACCAAAATATGTTTGGGGGTTTTTTCCCTGTAGAGAACGCACGGCTGCGGTTAAGCCACCCTGAAATTGGTAATAATCATCAGAATCGAGTAGGTCGTGTTCGCGGTTATCTTGATTGTGCAGGACAACTTGCATCTGGGATAAGCGTTGCTTGAAGGCTTCGGTATTGGGCATTGGGCATGGGGCATTGGGCATTGGGCATTGGGAATTAGGAAGAATTTCTTCTGCTCCCCTGCTCCCCTGCCCCCCATTCACTGAGCGAAGCCGAAGTGCTGCTCCCTGCTCCCCGCTCCTTACCCCCTGCTCCCCTGCCAAATCTCCCGAAGAATAGGCGTAAGAACTCCAGTTAATGTAGGCGCGGGCTAAATCTTCATCGTCTGTCCAGTTTTGCGATTCGATTAAACCTTGGAGTCCGGCACCGTAAGCACCTGGGCGGGAACCAAAGATGCGATAGCGCGATCGCACCACTGCTTCTGCTAAAGTTAATCCTTGGCTTGTCCACAATTCAGTCTCTTGGCGAACTGCATCCGCTAGGGGATTTTGTTCTAGCGGTTCATCTAAGTCTGCTACTGCTGATACCGCTTGATCGAATAAGTCAATTAAGTTGGGAAAAGCATCCCGGAAGAATCCTGAAATTCGCAAGGTTACATCTACACGGGGCCGTCCCAAAATCGCTAGAGGCAAAATTTCAAAATCCACTACTCGCCGCGCTGCACCATCCCATACAGGTTGGACTCCCAGTAAAGCTAACGCTTCGGCAATATCATCACCGCCTGTTCTCATGGTGGCTGTTCCCCACAATGACAAACCTAGTGTTTTGGGATACTCGCCATGCTCTTGAGTGTAATATTCCACAAGGGTTTCAGCAGCTTTTCTACCGATATCCCAAGCTGTCTCTGTGGGAATGGCGCGAATATCAACAGAATAAAAGTTTCTCCCTGTTGGTAGAACTTCTGGGCGGCCGCGTGTGGGTGCGCCAGATGGAGCGCTGGGGACATATCCGCCATCAAGTCCGTGTAATAAGTGGGTGATTTCTTGATCGGTTTTTTGTAAAGCTGGAAGCAGGCGATCGCGTATCCAGGTAGAGACGCGATGAATCGCGTCTCTACAAGAATTCTGAATTCTAAATTCTGAATTCTGAATTCTGAATCCTGAATTCTGATTTATAAGTTGTTCTACTAAAAGGGCGGCGTGTTCTTCTAGGACTTCAACTATATCGCCGATGGTGCGGCATTCTGTGCCATTGACTACTGAATATTCACCACTAGACATTGACAAATCAGCTGTGAGGGGGTCGAAGTCTAGTCCCCAATCTTGAGCGATCGCACGGGTAATACCTGAAGAATGGCGATTGGGTATGCGAGCGATCGCTACTATTAAGTCTCGCAGCTGCCTTCCTTGGGGACATTGCCCAAAAATGTGCAACCCGTCGCGGATTTGGGCTTCTTTCAATTCACACAGATAGCCACCGATGGAATTCAAAACTAGAGATTCAGACTTAAAAATTTCTGTTTCATTTTGGATTCCCAAATCTAGATGGAGATTTTCTTGGATCACCAGTTCGTGGATGCGATCGCGAATTACTGGTAAACGCGAAGGATCTAAACTGTCGGCTTCATAATACTCATCAATTAAATTTTCTAACTGTTGCAAAGAACCGTAGAGTTCCGCACGAGTCATCGGCGGCGTTAAGTGATCTATAATCACCGCTTGAGCGCGACGTTTAGCTTGGGAACCTTCACCAGGATCATTGACAATAAACGGGTACAGGTGTGGAAGTGCGCCAAAAGCCACTTCTGGATAACAATTACTGGATAAAGCCACGCTTTTACCGGGTAGCCATTCTAGATTTCCGTGTTTTCCTACATGAACTACAGCATCAGCACCAAAAGTTTCTCTAACCCAATAGTAGAAAGCTAAATAATCATGGGTTGGTTCTAAATCCGGCGCATGATAATTCAAACTGGGGTCATTATCATAACCTCTTGCTGGCTGAATTCCCACGAAGATATTGCCGAGTTGAATTCCGGGAACGGGGATAGAGGTAGGGGGGCAGGGAGCAGGGAGCAGGGGAGAAGAGTTTTCACTTTTGCCTCCGGCACTTTGCCCCATTCCCCACCGTTCCCTAATACCTTCCTGAACTGCTGGCGGTAATGAAGCGAAATATTCTTGATATTCTTCCCAAGAGACACTTTGGTGTACCGGAAGCCATTCTCTACCTTCCGCATCGTTGGTTACGCCATCTGTCAGCCGTTGAATCAACTCGTCTCCTTGAGCAGGTGGATTTTCTACTTCATACCCAGCCTGATGTAAAGCTTGCAGGATTTCTACACAACTAGCTGGGGTATCGAGTCCCACACCATTAGCAAGCCGTCCATTGCGGTTGGGGTAGTTTGCCAAAATTAGGGCAATTCGCCGCTCTTGGGGTGGTTTGGAACGCAGACGCGCCCAATTTGCTGCTAGTTTAGCAACGAACTCGATGCGATCGCTGACTGGTTCGTAAATTACCACATCTGTCTCTAAATGGGGATTACGAGTTTGTACGGCTTTAAAAGACACAGCACGAGTAATAATTCGCCCATCTACTTCTGGTAGCGCCACATTCATCCCAATATCGCGGGGAGAAAGTCCTTGAAACTGTGACTCCCACTGTTCAATTGATCCGCCACTGAGGATAACCTGCAACACAGGTACATCTAATTTTTCCCATAGTTCAGTTTGGGGTGTTTCGCTTTCCAAGCGTGCTAGAGAAAAACTGGTGGTATTCAGTAGCACAGCTATTGATTCGGCTTCTTTGGGTTGGAAAAATTCACTCAACTCCACTTGAACATCGGGTTCACGCAATGAGGAAACAAACACTGGCACTGGTTGTAAATTTTTCTGTACCAAAGCTTCGCATAAAGCATCAATGACTTTAGTATTCCCCGCTAAATAATGAGCGCGGTAGAAAAGGATGCCGATTTTGGGCATGGGGCATAGGGCATAGGGCATTGGGCATTGGAAGCCTTGAGGTTTTGAGGTGGATTCATCCAGTTCAGAGGTGGATGAACGGAGTTCTGAGGTGGATTCATCCAGTTCAAAGTTGGATGAACGGAGTTCTGAGGTGGATTCATCCAGTTCAAAGGTGGATGAACGGAGTTCTGAGGTGGATTCATCCGGTTCAAAGGTGGATGAACGGAGTTCTGAGGTAAATTCATCCAGTTCTAACTCTCCCCTGCTCCTCTGCTCCCCTGCCTCCCCTGCCTCCCCTACCTCCCCGTTCACTGAGCGAAGCCGAAGTGCTGCTCCCCTGCCCCCATGCCCCATGCCCAATGCCCATTCATACAATCCCACGCGCGGAATGGGCCGGGGTGACGGAGGATTATATGCAGTAAACAGGCAAGTATCAGAAATAAATTGGAGAGCATTAACAAAATTTTCTACGCCGCCTTCACTAAAATACTGCCATACCTGGTTAGCAATACTTAAAGGCACGGTAGACTGAGAAATTAAGTCGGGATCAAAAGCGTCGTCCCCTGGCATTACAATGAGGGTTCTACCATTACGTTGCACAATTTCTTGCACTACTTCTAAGCCGTAACTCCAGTAAGAATGTCCTCCTAACAGGCGCAAAATAATTACCTGGGCAAGTTCCAAAACTTGCTCTCCATAAGTATCTATGCTTAACTGTTGCTGCAATTGCAATAGATTGGCAACTCTTAAGGCAGGAAATTGTGAAGGTAATTTTGTAACCGCAACTGCCAAAGTTTGAATGTCGGTATCAGCAGCCGTAATCAACACGAAAGGCGCTGGAGTTTGTTCTAGAAAAATTAAACCCTCTGACTGATTCCATCCACCCGATGTGCTACTTATACGATGCATAATGCTGTATTACCGTCTTAAACTATTGGTTATTACACAATCAAAACAAACTTTTTCCCTGCATTTAGTCCCCTCTTACCAGTAATGATTAAAAATGCTTAGTTCTCCTGATTTGAGCTTTTCTCGAACCTTGCCTATTGTTGTATTTAATCAGCTTGGGGAATTGTTGGAGCAGATGGCTCAAACAGTGGAAAGTGCCACTCTGGTACTGACAGAAGCTGTTTTGGCGCGGATTTGCATACCTGTGGAGTGGCAAAGGCGAAGGTTTACATTGGTGGTTTCTGAGCAGTTTAGTGTGGTTTTGTTAGGAAATTTTGAGGAAGGGGAGCAGGGGAGCAGCACTTCGGCTTCGCTCAGTGAACGGGGAGCAGGGGAGCATACTTCGACTACGCTCAGTAACCGGGGAAGCAGGGGAGCAGAGGAGCAGGGAATTGATTCGGCACTCAATGCTAGGTTGACATTTAATTTAGAGGCGATCGCTTCTTTTCTTCACGAATTGAGAGACTTGTTTGAGTGGGATTCCTATACTCACCAAAATCTCGAACGCTATCGCCAAATTATTGGGCCCAATGATGCTACCCTCCAGAGTAAGTTCTCGCTGTTGCTATTAGAATATCTTTTAACTCAGCCAAACCAAGAAATAATAGCACCTCCAAGCCCAACTGCGCCGGCAGTTTATATCTGTCAGCCAGTGGAAGATGCCTTAAAAAAACAGATTTCCCAAGAACGGTTGTTGAATCAGGTAACAACGCAGATCCGCAAAAGTTTGGATTTGCCTGTCATTATGGCAACGGCAATTACACAGGTGCGTGAGTTTCTAGAATTAGACCGATTAGTAATCTATAAATTTGAAGGTTCAAAAGTCAAGACTCAAGAATACCAGTCTTCTACAGATGAGGAGAACGGGAAACGCTCAACTTCTATC
This window contains:
- a CDS encoding peptidoglycan-binding protein, translated to MENLAYLHLAFAYEDSTPSELVSLSSLFNKAAAPDWKRLSGRAWKYMLPLALSLSILGAVSSVIALEKGDQGPSVRNLQQKLRTAGFYQASVTQVYDASTQEAVRRFQKAAGLPVDGIVGASTLQKLENWQAKKPSTTTTQAKKATVVSTQAKKPSTSSSVRSATNQRRNPNYLAKGDEGEDVRALQERLRIAGFYYGNATGIFGPITEESVKRFQDSYKLSVDGIAGPATLRKLPGIGIGDGEEAPKKVVNRDKLRVGDRGESVRVIQEQLIQAGYLEGEPNGYYGPYTADAVRRFQAANFLAASGVAGPTTRAKLYSSVNTAKKSEFNTLEIQTRLRERGFYKGKLNGVMADDTKKAIKQAQEFYGISLKDLKSGRF
- the cobN gene encoding cobaltochelatase subunit CobN; amino-acid sequence: MHRISSTSGGWNQSEGLIFLEQTPAPFVLITAADTDIQTLAVAVTKLPSQFPALRVANLLQLQQQLSIDTYGEQVLELAQVIILRLLGGHSYWSYGLEVVQEIVQRNGRTLIVMPGDDAFDPDLISQSTVPLSIANQVWQYFSEGGVENFVNALQFISDTCLFTAYNPPSPRPIPRVGLYEWALGMGHGGRGAALRLRSVNGEVGEAGEAGEQRSRGELELDEFTSELRSSTFEPDESTSELRSSTFELDESTSELRSSNFELDESTSELRSSTSELDESTSKPQGFQCPMPYALCPMPKIGILFYRAHYLAGNTKVIDALCEALVQKNLQPVPVFVSSLREPDVQVELSEFFQPKEAESIAVLLNTTSFSLARLESETPQTELWEKLDVPVLQVILSGGSIEQWESQFQGLSPRDIGMNVALPEVDGRIITRAVSFKAVQTRNPHLETDVVIYEPVSDRIEFVAKLAANWARLRSKPPQERRIALILANYPNRNGRLANGVGLDTPASCVEILQALHQAGYEVENPPAQGDELIQRLTDGVTNDAEGREWLPVHQSVSWEEYQEYFASLPPAVQEGIRERWGMGQSAGGKSENSSPLLPAPCPPTSIPVPGIQLGNIFVGIQPARGYDNDPSLNYHAPDLEPTHDYLAFYYWVRETFGADAVVHVGKHGNLEWLPGKSVALSSNCYPEVAFGALPHLYPFIVNDPGEGSQAKRRAQAVIIDHLTPPMTRAELYGSLQQLENLIDEYYEADSLDPSRLPVIRDRIHELVIQENLHLDLGIQNETEIFKSESLVLNSIGGYLCELKEAQIRDGLHIFGQCPQGRQLRDLIVAIARIPNRHSSGITRAIAQDWGLDFDPLTADLSMSSGEYSVVNGTECRTIGDIVEVLEEHAALLVEQLINQNSGFRIQNSEFRIQNSCRDAIHRVSTWIRDRLLPALQKTDQEITHLLHGLDGGYVPSAPSGAPTRGRPEVLPTGRNFYSVDIRAIPTETAWDIGRKAAETLVEYYTQEHGEYPKTLGLSLWGTATMRTGGDDIAEALALLGVQPVWDGAARRVVDFEILPLAILGRPRVDVTLRISGFFRDAFPNLIDLFDQAVSAVADLDEPLEQNPLADAVRQETELWTSQGLTLAEAVVRSRYRIFGSRPGAYGAGLQGLIESQNWTDDEDLARAYINWSSYAYSSGDLAGEQGVRSGEQGAALRLRSVNGGQGSRGAEEILPNSQCPMPNAPCPMPNTEAFKQRLSQMQVVLHNQDNREHDLLDSDDYYQFQGGLTAAVRSLQGKNPQTYFGDNSIPAQPRVRQLKEEISRVYRSRVVNPKWIAGVMRHGYKGAFEMAATVDFLFAYDATAKCVEDYMYQGIVEAYLLDPVVSEFIQEKNPYALRDIAEKLLEAHKRNLWEDVNIGTLEALRNLVHQAEAVIEEKSMV